The Burkholderia cepacia genomic interval GCGAGACGACCTCCACCGCCGGCGTCGCCGCATCGCGCGGCGGCACGACCGCGAACGCCCGCAACCCGCCGACGATGCCGGTGCCGAGTGCCTTGAGCAGCGCTTCCTTCGCCGCCCACACGCGCATGAACGCCGCCGCGCGCGCGGTGTCCGGCAGCGCGTCGAGATAGGCGGCTTCGCCGGGCGCGCAGACTTCGCGTGTCAGCGCGCGCCAGTCGGCCGCGCGGTCGCAGCACTCGATATCGACGCCGACGCGGCCCGCGGGCACCCACGCGAGCAACGCATGATCGCCCGCATGCGACACGTTGAAATCGAGCGACGGATGATGCGGGTGATGTGCGGGATCGAGCGCCGGGCGGCCGGCTTCGCCGACGACGAGCGCCACCGCGTGCGGCGCGATGCCGAGCTGCGCGCCGAGCACGTCGCGCAGCGCGACGCGCGTGCCCGCGCTGCGCACCGCGTCCTGCGAACGCAGAAAGCGGCCCGCCCGTGCGCGTTCGGCGTCGCTCAACGCCGCATACGCGGGCGACACGAGCGGCACCTGCCAGTCGAAATCGACGCGCACGACCTGCACGCCCGCGCGGCGCGCGGCCGCCGGCACGTGGAGCGGATGCGCACGATAGGCACGATGCGCGGCGTGCGCGTCGCAGGCGGAATCGGGAGCGGACGGGAGGGTCATCGACGCGGGACCGGCAGGACGAAAGGTCCGATGTTAATCGATCGCCGTGCGCGCGGCGCGGTTCCGCCGCGCACGACCGTGCCCGCCGGCGCATGCCGCGCCCGCGCCGCCGCGTGGCGCGCATGGACGACGCCCGGCGCATCGGCCGGCAGCGCGCCGGCCGTCCCGTTCGAATTCGTCATCGAGTCACCTCGCCCCGGCCGAACTTGACGCATCGCGCAAACTCGACCAATCTTGCTGCTCCGTTCGCATGAGTCACGCGCATGTCAACGCCGCTCGTCCGTCTCCCGTCGCTCGACCTCGTCCGCGGTTTCGTCGCCGTCGGCCGCCGCATGAGCATCACGCTCGCCGCGCAGGACCTGTGCGTCACGCAATCGGCGGTCAGCCGCCAGGTGCACGCGCTCGAAGCGCATCTCGGCGTCGCGCTGCTGCAGCGCGGCTACCGGAAGATCGCGTTCACGCCGGAAGGCGAGCGCCTGTTTCGCGTCGCCGATGCGGCACTGCACGGCCTGCAGGACACCGTCGCATCGCTCGCCGCCACACGCGAGCGCCAGCCCGTCACGATCACCGCGAGCATCGGCGTCACCGCGCTGTGGTTGCTGCCGCGGCTCGGGCGGCTGCAGGCGCGCCTGCCGGAGATCGACCTGCGCGTCGCCGCGAACGACAAGGTACTCGATTTGCGCGCCGAAGGCATCGACCTCGGCATCCGCTATTGCCCGCGCGACCGCGCGCCGGCCGGTGCGCTGCACCTGTTCGACGAGATCGTCGTGCCGGTCGCGCACCCGGCGCATGCGGCGCGGCCGATCGCGGATGCCGCCGCGCTCGCGGGCCACGTCCTGCTCGAATTCGACGGGCCGCCGCAGCCGCAATTGCAATGGCGCACGCACCTGCTCGCGGCCGGGCTCGGCGACGCACGCCCCAAAGGCGTGCTGCGCTTCAACCAGTACGACCAGGTGATCCAGGCCGCGATCGCGGGCCAGGGCGTCGCGCTCGGGCGGCTCGCGCTCGTCGCGCCGATGCTCGCGGACGGGCGGCTCGCGGTGCTCGGGCCGCACCGGCCCGCCCCGCAGAACGGCTACGCGTACTGGCTGTTCCAGCACGATCCGGCACCGCGCCGCGAAGTCGCCGAGGTACGCGACTGGATGCTCGCCGAAGCAGCCGAATGCGACGCGGCCGTGCGTGCGCAGGCTGCCGTGCAGGGGTAACGCTCACCTGCGTGCGGCCGAACGCGACGCGACGTCAGTCCAGCCGGAACGCCGCCTCGAACCGCTCGGCGAACGCGTCGAACTCCGTTTCCGGCAGATGATTGATGCCGCCCGCGCGCTTGCGCCCGCCGCCGGTCGGAAAACCGCGACAGAACTCGTCGGCGCCGAGCGGCCGGCCTTCGGGCACGCGCACGCTGACGACGAGCCCGCCGTCCGCGCGCGGCGACAGCACCGCGAGCGCCGCATGCGGCGCGTTGCGCATCCGCTCGTTCGCGAGCATGCCCGTCGCGCGCCGCGCCCACGGATAATCGGGCATCCGGACCAGCGTCGCACCGGGCACCTCGCGCAGCGGCGCGAGCGCGCACGCCCGAGCCATGTCGTCGCGGTAGCCGTCGCGCAGTGCGGCAAACACGGCCGTCTCGCGCACGAACTCGAGCGGGTCGACGCATGGCAGCATCGCGTCTGCGAGTGCCGCCGGGTCGAAATGCAGATCGCCGACACATTCGCCGTACGCGTTGTAGTTCAGGTAGAGCCCCAGTTCGGCGAGCGTGCGCGCATGCGCCGCGTCGATCCCGTGCTCGCGCGCGAGCGCGTCGCCGAGCGCCGGCAGTTCGTCGCCGAATGCCGCGACGATCGCCCAGCGCACGTGCCGGCCGCCGAGATAACGGTTCACGATCGCGCTCGTGCAGACGTCGGCCGCCGTGTCGATATGTGCTTCGAAGCGCGGATCGTCGGGCAGTTCACCCGCGAAGTGATGATCGAAATAGCGGACCGTCGCGCCGTCGCGCAGCAGCCGCGCGCAGGCATCGCGATTCTGGTCGTGCGACACGTCGAGCACGGTGACGATGTCGCCCGCGCGCGCGTCGACCCGCGCCAGCAGGCGCACGTCGCGCTTCACACCGGTCACGAGCGTGCCGCGCACGCCCTCCGCGAGCCGCAGTTGCTGAAGCGCGCACAGGCCGTCCGCGTCGCCGTTGAAGGCGAAAAAGTGGCGTCCGCCGTCGAGTCCCTGCATCGTCCGTTTCCCTGTTCTGCAACGCGGCATGGCGCTGGAGCCGCTGCCGGTCGCGTCGATCACCCGATATTTTGACGCGACGGCGAGCGCGGCCGTCAATACCGCGCCGCAGGTGCAGCGGCAATCCGGTGCCGACACGCCAACCATGTCATACGTCATCAGATATCAAATCCACGCTTCCAAGCCGGCTCGAATCCAGAAATCCGCAACTTCTCGGGTAAACCCGCGACCCCGGCGAGCGTGCCCGCGCGTACCATGTCATACGACGACATACTACACGGCCTCGCCGCGCCGGCGTCCGAAACGCCTGCCGCCCCGACCGGAGACACGCTTGAACCCGCCCTCGCCCGCCCTGCCCGGACGCGACCCGCTCGCGTCCGCCGTCTCGAAAGTGAAGTGGCATGTGCTGCCGCTCGTGCTGATCATGTTCATCGCGAACTACATCGACCGCGTGAACGTCGGCTTCGTCGATCGCCACCTCGAAGCGTCGATCGGCATCGGCGCGGCCGCGTACGGCCTCGGTGCCGGGTTGTTCTTCGTCGGCTACGCGCTGTTCGAGGTGCCGTCGAACCTGCTGATGCAGCGCTACGGCGCCCGCGTGTGGCTCGCGCGGATCATGGCGACGTGGGGCATCGTCGCGGCCGCGATGGCGTTCGTGTGGAACGACACGTCGTTCTACGCGCTGCGCTTCCTGCTCGGCGCGGCCGAGGCCGGCTTCTTCCCCGGCGTCGTGCTGTACCTGTCGCAATGGCTGCCGCCGCAGGAGCGCGGCAAGGCGATGGCGATCTTCCTCGGCGGCTCCGCGTTCGCGTCGGTGCTGTCCGGGCCCGTCACCGGTGCGCTACTGTCGATCCGCGGCTTCGGTCTCGAAGGCTGGCAATGGATGTTCCTGATCGAAGGGCTGTTCTCGGTCGCGCTGTGCGGCGCGAGCTGGCTGCTGCTGAAATCGCACATCCGCGACGCGACGTGGCTCACCGCCGACGAACGCACGGCGCTGCAGAACGCGCTCGACGAGGAACGCGCGACGCGCGACGTCCGTTCGAACGTGCCGGTGCGCGCCACCGCGCTGCTGCGCGATCCGCAGATCATGCTGTTCTGCTTCCTGTATTTCTCGATCCAGCTGACGATCTACGCGGCCACCTTCTGGCTGCCGACGATCATCCGCAAGATGGGCGGCCTCACCGATTTCCAGGTCGGCCTGTACAACACGATTCCGTGGATGATCGCGATCGGCGCGATGTACGGCTTCGCGGTGCTGTCGTCGAAATGGAAGCATCCGCAGCGCTGGCTCGCGTTCGCGCTCGTGCTCGCCGCGTGCGGGCTGTTCGCGTCGACGTCGCACGATCCGGTCTGGTCGTTCGCGTCGATCTGCTTCGCCGCGCTCGGTTTCAAGGCCGCGTCGTCGCTGTTCTGGCCGATCCCGCAGGGCTATCTGGACACGCGCGTGGCCGCGGCCGTGATCGCGCTGATCAACTCGGTCGGCAACCTCGGCGGCTTCGTCGCGCCGACGGCGTTCGGCTATCTGAAGCAACATACGGGTTCGATCACGGGCGGGCTGTATGCGCTCGCGATCGCTTCGCTCGTCGCCGCCGTGGCCGCGCTGTTCGCGCGCACGCATCGGCGCAGCGATCCGCCGCGCGGCCTGCCGGCCGACGAACCGCTCACGTCCTCCACGATGCTCCGCCATGCCGAACACTGACCGCCTGACCGTCGTCGTCTCGAACGCCGCCGATGCCGACCTCGCCACGTTCTCCCTCGCGGCCGACGGCACGCTCGCGCCGCTCGGCCGGCATCCGGCCGGCGATGCCGTGATGCCGCTCGCGCGCTCGGCCGACCGGTCGCGGCTGTACGCGGCGACGCGCGGCGAGCGGCCGTCGATCGTCGCGTTCGACGTCGATCCGGGCGGCGGCGCGCTCACGCGCGTCGCGTCGGCCGCGATCGACGCGAGCCATGCGTACCTGTCGCTCGATCGCAGCGGCCGCTGGCTGCTCGGTGCGTCGTACGGCGGAAATTCGCTGAGCCTCTACGACGCCGCGCGCGTGCGCGACGGCGACGGCACGCCGCTGCAGGTCGTGGGCGGCATCGCGAACGCGCACTCGGTGATCGTGTCGCCGGACAACCGTTTCGCCTATGTCGGCTCGCTCGGCTCGGACCGGATCTTCTGCTTCGAGCTGGCCCACGACATGCGCGGCCTGCGCGCGATCGAGCGCGGCGAGGCGCGCGTCGAACGCGGCTTCGGGCCGCGCCACCTGCAGTTCGCGCGCGACGGCCGTGCGCTCGTCGTCGTCAGCGAATTCCAGGCCACGCTCGCCACGTTCGCGCGCGACCCCGACACCGGCCGGCTCGGCGATGCGCACATCACGCCGCGCCCGGCGATGCTCGCGCCACTCGCGCCGGGCCATGCGCGGCCGCCCGCGCCCACCGAACCCTCCGTCTGGGCCGCCGACCTGCACCTGAGCCCCGACGGGCGTTTCGCGTACGTGTCGGAGCGCACGACGAGCCGGCTCATCTGCTATCGCCGCCATGCGGACGGCACGTTCGAACCCGCGCACGCAACGGCCACCGAGACGCAGCCGCGCGGGTTCGCGATCGACCCGTCGGGGCGCTGGCTCGTCGCGTGCGGCGAGCGCTCGGAGCATGTGTCGGTGTATGCGATCGCGCCCGAGAGCGGCGCGCTGTCGCCGCACGCACGCGTGCCGGGCGGGCGCGGCGCGAACTGGGTCGCGATCGTGTGACGCGGCGCGCCACCCGTCATCGCTCAGCGCCGCTCGCTCGGCGCGACACCCGTCCAGCGCTTGAACGCCCGCGTGAAGTTCGCGCGATCCGTATAGCCGACGCGCGCGGCGATCTCGTCCACCGGCCGGACGATCACCACACGTCGAGGCGGCGGGCAATCGCGCGGGCCGCGTCGACATCGCCGTTGCGATAGGCGGCGCGAGCGGCCGCCGCGGTGGCCGCCCATTCTTCCGGGGATGGATTGGCGCGCAACCGCACGGCAACGCGCGGCAATGGGGCGAGCTGTTCCCGCAGGCGTACGATCAGCTGGCAGCAAGGAGACGCCGCCAAAGCCGCCGCGGGGTTCAACGCAGCCTCGGCGAGCGCGGTCACCCAGCTGACCGCCGCGTCGTGCCGCGCCGCTTCGAGGTGCGGCAGATAACGCGCATCGCCCGACAGTGCCGCCAGCAGCGCGGCCCAATGCCTGCCCCGCCAGCCGAAGTGCCGGGTCAGGTCAGCGAGAAGCGCATCGTTCAACGCGGACAGACTTTGCCGGCACACGTAGTGGAAATCGAGGGGCTCGTACCGCACGCGCGGATAGTCGCGCAGCATGTGCGCGAGTTCGGCGCCGGCCTCGACGACGTCCGTCAGCCATGATTGAGCCGAAGCGGGCCGATTCAACCGGAGCGATGGAACGTGCAAGAGCAGGCGGGCGACGTCGTCGTACAGGTAGTGCATGGCAGATCTCATTGTCACGGGAGCCGGAGTCGGCACGTTCGCGCGCGCGAATCGCTGGGGGTCGTATCGCCCGGCGCGCGGCGCACAGGCCGACTTGTAACAGAAACCGTAACGAGTGGTAATTCCTGCTCGTTCATACGAAATCCGCAGCATGCGGCGCGACGCACCGGCATCGCGCCGCATCGCGCTTTTCCGCGCCCAATCCTCTGTTCTTACGTGCTGTTACGCGGCATACATTTCGTTACTTTGGTAAAAATCCTGCTCGGTTAAAGTCGATCCTCGATTGATTTAAATCATCCGATTTAATTATCAATTTGCCTTATCAATAACAATCTTGCTCTCTCCAACAGCCCGGCGCGCGGCGATTGCGTGCGACGGCGGAGAGTTGGCGGCGTCCAAAGCCGCCACGCGTTCGGCTCTGTCGGTGTCACGGCAGGCCCGTCGAACGTCGCTTGCCGATCCCCTGATTGCAGCTGCGCACCCTCACGGGCGCCGCGTCGTCGCGCGCGCCGTTTCGTCGCGGCGTTGTGTCGGGGGGTGTCCTCCGGTTGCGCGCAACCGGCCTCCGCACCACATTGAACAGGAATCAACCGATGCGAAAGATTGCCCCGTTGGCTCTCTCCCTGATCCTCCCCGCCATGCTGGCCGCCTGCGGCGGCGACGACGGCGGCACCCAATCCGCCAGCGCCCTGAAGTGGAACGGCGGCTGGGGCGGTTCGAGCTCCACGTCGTCGACGGGCTCGACCTCCACGACGTCCACGTCGACGTCGACCTCGTCCGGCACGACGTCCGGCTCCACGACGACGACGACCACGACCGCGACGAGCGGCCCCGGCTTCCCGGTTTCCGGCCCGTGGATGACGTACTACGGCGACGCGTCCGGCCTCGACCTGAACCGCGCGGCCACCACGTACCGCGTGATGGACATCGACCTCGATCCGGGCGTCGGCAACTTCACCGCCGCGCAGGTCGCGACGTTGAAGAACAACGGCCAGAACAAGGTGCTGAGCTACCTGAACCTCGGCTCGTGCGAGCACTGGCGCGACTACTGGAACAGCGCACCGAGCGGCTTCGTGTCGTGCGGCGCGAACACGGCCGCACAACGCGGCGCGTATCAGGGCTATTCGGACGAGACGTGGATGAACGTCGGCAACGCCGACTACCAGAACCTGATCCTCAACTACGTCGCGCCGCGCCTCGTCGCGCAGGGCGCGGACGGCTTCTATCTCGACAACATGGAAATCGTCGAGCACGGCACGTCGACCACCAACGGCCCGTGCGACGCGTCGTGCAGCCAGGGCGGCCTCGACCTCGTGCGCAAGCTGCGCCAGAAGTATCCGAAGCTGCTGATCGTGATGCAGAACGCGACCAGCGACGTGACGCGCCTCGGCACCACCGGCGGCGTGAAGTACGCGAGCCTGCTCGACGGCGTCGCGCACGAAGAGGTGTACAAGCCGAGCTACGACCAGGGCGCGGAGCAGGAACTGCTGAACTGGAAGAGCATGAACCTCGCGCCGGGCGGCCATCCGTTCTGGATCGCGACCGTCGACTACGTCGGCTCGTGCACGAACACCGTCGACGCGTCGAGCGCATACACGTCGGCCCGTTCGCACGGCTTCTCGCCGTACGTGTCGGACGCGAGCGCCGGCCAGGGCACGGTCTGCTACTGGGGCTTCTGATCCGCCATGATGCGTCGCGCGCGCCACGCGCGTGACGCGCCGGAGGCCGGGCGCCCCGCCCGCCTCCGGCTTCACACCTCCATGCGGCGCCCGCCCGGGCGCCGCTCGCACGCTACGACCGCGCGCGCCGCTCGCCGGACCCGACGACGGGCGTCAGCAACTGCCGCACCAGCCCCTGCGCGACGCTCGTCGCCGCATCGCGGCTCCAGCCCGTGCGGCTCGCGGTGCCGCTCCACACCACCGCGCCGGTCTGCAGGTCGATGATCTGCAGCGCGATGCCGATCGCCGGCTCGCCGTCGACCCCGACCTTGTAACGCCACTCGTTCACCGCGCCCGTCAGCCCGTAGCGCAGGTGGTTGTCGGTCGCCCACTTCTTCGCCTTGCCGACGTCCGTGCCGGTCCAGTCGACGAACATCCCGTCGTCGCCGGGCGCGCGATACTCGCGCACGTCGGTGTAGCCCTGCGCGCGCAGGAAGCCCGCGACGATCGACGCCGCGCGCTGGCCGGCGTTCGCGGTCTCGGTGTTGTTCTCGATCGGCAGCACGGCCCAGCCGGTGTTCGCCATGCGCAGGTCGCTGTGGCCGCCGTTCGCCTCGAACGGCGACACGGGGCCGCTGTCGACCTGCGCGCAGCCGGCGAGCAGCGCGCCCGCCGCGGCCAGCGCCAGCCACCAGCGGCGGGCGGTCCTTGCGTGCCGCGCCGGCTTGTCCGCCGCATGCGGCGATGCGCTCTCGTTCATTTCGCTCTCCTTGCTTGACGGGTCAATACATCCAGCGATAGCGGATGCCGACTTCGGTGAAGGGCGTCGACTGGTTCGCCGACGCGCTGGCATGGGTGACGTAGAGGCCGAGCTGATCGTGGCCGAGCACGCTGCCGACGGCGCCCGCCGTCACGCGCTCGCCCCACTTCGCATTCGAGTCGTACAACGGGCCGACCTCGAGGAACGGCCGCCAGCGGCGCGAATAGCCGTCGAGCAGCCCGTTGCCGAAGCCGCCGAGCAGCGCGACCTGCGTGAAGTTTCGCGGCACGAACAGCGGCGACGTCAGCGGCACGCCGTTCGGCGCCATCTGCCGCAGCAGCGCGCCCGGCGTGCCGTTCGCGGTGTAGTCGCCGCGCGTGACGGCGACGCGCACCGTGAAGTCCGGATACGCGATGCGCAGCTTGTAGCCGCCGTCCGCGGTGATCAGCGTGCCGTGGCCGAGGTACGAGCGGTCCTGCCCGAAGAAGCGCGCGTATTCGACGCGTGCCCGCGTGAACACGTGCGGGTCGGGCTGGAACGCGACCGCGCCGACCACGTCGTCCTTCACGCCGCCGACCTGCAGCTGCGCCGATTCCGTCGCTTCCTGGTTGCGCCCGAGCGAATAGCTGAAGCTCAGCGGCCGGCCCTCGAACAGCGCGCCTTCGATGCGCACCGTCGTGAAGTCGCGCAGCGCATTGCGGCGGCCGAGCACGAGCGCTTCGCGATCGATCGTGCCGTAGCGGCGCAGCACACCCTCGAAGTTGCGGTCCTTGCCCGGCACGCCGGGCAGCGACGCGTCGCCGTGCTGCGCGCGGTCGACGTAGCGGAACGCGAACGCGAGCGTCGGCGTGATGCGCACGCCCGCGCCGATGCTGGTCTCGTAGAACAGCAGCGGCCCCGTATGCAGATACCGGAAGCCCGGCGCGATCGCCTGCGCGGTCGGCATCACCGCATCGACGTAGGTCGCATGCATCGCGTCGTTGTCCGGCAGCAGGTTCTGCGCCTGCGCCGCATCCTGCTGCGCCGCTTCGACGCGACCCACGCGCTGCTCGATGGCGATCTTCGTCGCGACCGGCATCGGATCGGCCGGATCGTCGAGCATCTGCGACAGCGTCGCGGCATCGTCGTTCGCGAGCGCGAGCGCGGCCTTCGCGTACGACGGCTGCGACAGGTGCTGCGTGTAGCGCCACGCGAGCCAGTCGCGCTCGAAGTCGTACGCGTCGTGCGACTGGCTCCACGCGAGCAGCGCTTCGTTCGCGATCGCCGAATAGCGCTCGTCGCGGCGGGTCAGCGACTGCGCGGTCGCCGGCGGCAGCATCGACAGGTCGCCGAGATCCGCCGCCGCCTTCGACGCCGCCGCCGCACCCGCCTGCTCGTCGCGGCGCAGCAGCTCGATCAGCAGCCGCTTCGACGCATCGCCGCCCGCGAAGCGGTCGGTGAGCGCGATGAAGCGCACGCGCGCCATGTCGTATTCGTCCGGCGTCATCCGCGGCGGCCGGCGCTGGTCGATCCGCTCGCGATGCAGCTTCTTCCATGCGGTGCGCCGGATCTGCCACGCCTCGTCGGTCTGCCCGTCGAGCTCCAGCGCATCGGCGACCGTCAGCCGCCACAGCATGTCGTCGCGATGCGACGGCAGGTTCAGGCGCAGGAAATGCAACGCGGCGCGCGCATCGCCGAGCTGCAGGTAGGCCGCCGCATACGCGGCCGCGAGCGGCGTGTCGGCGCTCGCGCGCGACCGGTACGCGCGCAGCGCGGCGCGCAGTTCGCTCGCGCTGCCCGCGTCGTTCAGCAGCCAGATCAGCGCGACCTGCGCATTCGCGTTGTCGGGCTGGATGCGCAGCACCGCGCGCACGTCGTCGATCGCCCGCGCGGGCTCGCCGACGAGCCGCCAGTATTGCGAGCGCGCCATCAGGTATTCCGGATCGCGTTCCGCGGCGGCCGCCTGCGCGGGCGTCAGCGAATTCAGCAGCGTCGCGATGCGCTCGTACGCGCGGGCGCGCGTGTAGTAGTACACCGCGCGCCGCAGGTCGCGCAGCTCGCCGGTGCGGCGGTACGCAAATTCGGCGACGCGGCCTGCGTCGAGCGGTTGATCGTCGAGCGCGTCGATCATCTGCTCGAGGTCGCCCGGCGTTTCGCGGCCGCCCTTCAGCAGGTGCCGCGAACCCTCGACGACCACGTCCGGCTTGCCGGCCAGCTTGCCGAGCGTCGCATACAGCCGCCAGTACGCGTCGGCGTTCGGCGCCGTGTCCGCCGCAGGCTTCGCCTTCTCCAGCGCCGCGAGCGCCTCCGCATAGCGATGCTGGCCGTACAGCGCCACCGCGATCTTCGTCGCATACGCCGGGTTCGGGCCGTAGTCATGCTCGAGCGTCTGCCAGGTGCGCAACGCCAGCGCGTCGTCGCCGGTGCGCTCCGCGAGCGCCGCGGTGCGTTCCAGCACCGGCTGGCGCAGCGCGCCGTGCGCCTGCATCGCGAGGAAGCGGATCGCCGCGCCCGGGTCGGCGCGCCCCTCCTGGATCGCGACGTACGCATCGATCCATTCGAGCTGCTTGCGGCGATCGACCTTCGCGCCGCCGCGCTCGAGCTCGTGCTGCATCGCGGCCAGCAGCGCGCGATCGTCGCGCAGCGCGGGCGCGTGCCGCAGCACTTGCTGCCACGACGCTTCGTCGTTGCGCGTCTTCGC includes:
- a CDS encoding 4'-phosphopantetheinyl transferase family protein; translated protein: MTLPSAPDSACDAHAAHRAYRAHPLHVPAAARRAGVQVVRVDFDWQVPLVSPAYAALSDAERARAGRFLRSQDAVRSAGTRVALRDVLGAQLGIAPHAVALVVGEAGRPALDPAHHPHHPSLDFNVSHAGDHALLAWVPAGRVGVDIECCDRAADWRALTREVCAPGEAAYLDALPDTARAAAFMRVWAAKEALLKALGTGIVGGLRAFAVVPPRDAATPAVEVVSPAAPAAGVAAFDAAWLDAAPGYAACIAWTRA
- a CDS encoding LysR substrate-binding domain-containing protein, giving the protein MSTPLVRLPSLDLVRGFVAVGRRMSITLAAQDLCVTQSAVSRQVHALEAHLGVALLQRGYRKIAFTPEGERLFRVADAALHGLQDTVASLAATRERQPVTITASIGVTALWLLPRLGRLQARLPEIDLRVAANDKVLDLRAEGIDLGIRYCPRDRAPAGALHLFDEIVVPVAHPAHAARPIADAAALAGHVLLEFDGPPQPQLQWRTHLLAAGLGDARPKGVLRFNQYDQVIQAAIAGQGVALGRLALVAPMLADGRLAVLGPHRPAPQNGYAYWLFQHDPAPRREVAEVRDWMLAEAAECDAAVRAQAAVQG
- a CDS encoding acetyltransferase codes for the protein MQGLDGGRHFFAFNGDADGLCALQQLRLAEGVRGTLVTGVKRDVRLLARVDARAGDIVTVLDVSHDQNRDACARLLRDGATVRYFDHHFAGELPDDPRFEAHIDTAADVCTSAIVNRYLGGRHVRWAIVAAFGDELPALGDALAREHGIDAAHARTLAELGLYLNYNAYGECVGDLHFDPAALADAMLPCVDPLEFVRETAVFAALRDGYRDDMARACALAPLREVPGATLVRMPDYPWARRATGMLANERMRNAPHAALAVLSPRADGGLVVSVRVPEGRPLGADEFCRGFPTGGGRKRAGGINHLPETEFDAFAERFEAAFRLD
- a CDS encoding MFS transporter → MNPPSPALPGRDPLASAVSKVKWHVLPLVLIMFIANYIDRVNVGFVDRHLEASIGIGAAAYGLGAGLFFVGYALFEVPSNLLMQRYGARVWLARIMATWGIVAAAMAFVWNDTSFYALRFLLGAAEAGFFPGVVLYLSQWLPPQERGKAMAIFLGGSAFASVLSGPVTGALLSIRGFGLEGWQWMFLIEGLFSVALCGASWLLLKSHIRDATWLTADERTALQNALDEERATRDVRSNVPVRATALLRDPQIMLFCFLYFSIQLTIYAATFWLPTIIRKMGGLTDFQVGLYNTIPWMIAIGAMYGFAVLSSKWKHPQRWLAFALVLAACGLFASTSHDPVWSFASICFAALGFKAASSLFWPIPQGYLDTRVAAAVIALINSVGNLGGFVAPTAFGYLKQHTGSITGGLYALAIASLVAAVAALFARTHRRSDPPRGLPADEPLTSSTMLRHAEH
- a CDS encoding lactonase family protein; translation: MPNTDRLTVVVSNAADADLATFSLAADGTLAPLGRHPAGDAVMPLARSADRSRLYAATRGERPSIVAFDVDPGGGALTRVASAAIDASHAYLSLDRSGRWLLGASYGGNSLSLYDAARVRDGDGTPLQVVGGIANAHSVIVSPDNRFAYVGSLGSDRIFCFELAHDMRGLRAIERGEARVERGFGPRHLQFARDGRALVVVSEFQATLATFARDPDTGRLGDAHITPRPAMLAPLAPGHARPPAPTEPSVWAADLHLSPDGRFAYVSERTTSRLICYRRHADGTFEPAHATATETQPRGFAIDPSGRWLVACGERSEHVSVYAIAPESGALSPHARVPGGRGANWVAIV
- a CDS encoding endo alpha-1,4 polygalactosaminidase, producing MRKIAPLALSLILPAMLAACGGDDGGTQSASALKWNGGWGGSSSTSSTGSTSTTSTSTSTSSGTTSGSTTTTTTTATSGPGFPVSGPWMTYYGDASGLDLNRAATTYRVMDIDLDPGVGNFTAAQVATLKNNGQNKVLSYLNLGSCEHWRDYWNSAPSGFVSCGANTAAQRGAYQGYSDETWMNVGNADYQNLILNYVAPRLVAQGADGFYLDNMEIVEHGTSTTNGPCDASCSQGGLDLVRKLRQKYPKLLIVMQNATSDVTRLGTTGGVKYASLLDGVAHEEVYKPSYDQGAEQELLNWKSMNLAPGGHPFWIATVDYVGSCTNTVDASSAYTSARSHGFSPYVSDASAGQGTVCYWGF
- a CDS encoding tetratricopeptide repeat protein, whose product is MQSDRKRLVSPLGIAGFGAAVALSLVAVFPRGTLERALLDSRETDMLTVAYLRAWLRADPNNAHAVEQLAHEYIAEGRYDDAERLVAQLRASPDADVRLRALLSGIGLAEQRLYALPEGAPERIGRIARLDALLNDALNAPLSPAQLQMLAVKATALNDGGLAARCYHRLAMREPARAIFWLNKESAAQLAGGHYREAADAAFAASERATSKAERRALFFAGLRALQGGNLLGDAMLAAREHVGELATDARTLRFLITLAMAAGRPDLASDYTSQLMNLHGAGKRADATPSAARSDAADAPRLTLAVWRWSDEPHIVRVAQAAKVPDESADEAAPSDEELAFKVYLQNSKLREAEEVARHALARDPNSVVWHERLAQVATWNNRPRVALDAYLWLAKTRNDEASWQQVLRHAPALRDDRALLAAMQHELERGGAKVDRRKQLEWIDAYVAIQEGRADPGAAIRFLAMQAHGALRQPVLERTAALAERTGDDALALRTWQTLEHDYGPNPAYATKIAVALYGQHRYAEALAALEKAKPAADTAPNADAYWRLYATLGKLAGKPDVVVEGSRHLLKGGRETPGDLEQMIDALDDQPLDAGRVAEFAYRRTGELRDLRRAVYYYTRARAYERIATLLNSLTPAQAAAAERDPEYLMARSQYWRLVGEPARAIDDVRAVLRIQPDNANAQVALIWLLNDAGSASELRAALRAYRSRASADTPLAAAYAAAYLQLGDARAALHFLRLNLPSHRDDMLWRLTVADALELDGQTDEAWQIRRTAWKKLHRERIDQRRPPRMTPDEYDMARVRFIALTDRFAGGDASKRLLIELLRRDEQAGAAAASKAAADLGDLSMLPPATAQSLTRRDERYSAIANEALLAWSQSHDAYDFERDWLAWRYTQHLSQPSYAKAALALANDDAATLSQMLDDPADPMPVATKIAIEQRVGRVEAAQQDAAQAQNLLPDNDAMHATYVDAVMPTAQAIAPGFRYLHTGPLLFYETSIGAGVRITPTLAFAFRYVDRAQHGDASLPGVPGKDRNFEGVLRRYGTIDREALVLGRRNALRDFTTVRIEGALFEGRPLSFSYSLGRNQEATESAQLQVGGVKDDVVGAVAFQPDPHVFTRARVEYARFFGQDRSYLGHGTLITADGGYKLRIAYPDFTVRVAVTRGDYTANGTPGALLRQMAPNGVPLTSPLFVPRNFTQVALLGGFGNGLLDGYSRRWRPFLEVGPLYDSNAKWGERVTAGAVGSVLGHDQLGLYVTHASASANQSTPFTEVGIRYRWMY